In a genomic window of Thermosynechococcus sp. CL-1:
- the hemG gene encoding protoporphyrinogen oxidase gives MSEVDVAIVGGGLSGLSLAWRLQQSAPQYSVVLLEASDRLGGNITTQVAEGFVWELGPNSFAPTPALLQLIAELGLQSELIRGDRHLPRYIYWRGHLYPLEPTRPLALATSNLLSPWGKVRAALGALGFVPPYLGSGDESVHSFFRRHLGQEVAERLVAPFVSGVYAGDPQQLSAAAAFRRIAQLEKLGGGLIAGALRLRRQQAPKPKPPTGVQMRPGELGSFKEGLAVLPRAIAQQLKAPIHLQTPVQEITPESKGGYLLRSGEQTWHARSVVLATPAYQTAELVAPFQPAIARVLATIPYPTVACVVLAYPVGLGRSVRPGFGVLIPRGQGIRTLGTIWSSCLFPQRTPAGWQVFTSFIGGATDPDLASLSEEAIVQQVQQDLSRLLDLPAAKARLLGMKVWRRAIPQYIVGYPEQWQQVTHALSQTPGLFLCSNYAEGVALGDRVEHGNRTAAAVAAYLSGGQP, from the coding sequence GTGAGTGAAGTAGATGTCGCAATTGTGGGTGGTGGCCTCAGTGGCCTAAGTCTGGCTTGGCGGTTGCAGCAAAGCGCCCCCCAGTACAGTGTGGTTCTCCTAGAGGCCAGCGATCGCCTTGGGGGGAATATTACGACACAAGTAGCGGAGGGCTTTGTTTGGGAACTGGGCCCCAATAGCTTTGCACCGACCCCTGCCCTGTTACAACTCATTGCTGAGCTGGGCTTGCAGTCGGAACTGATTCGGGGCGATCGCCACCTACCGCGCTACATCTACTGGCGGGGACACCTCTACCCCCTAGAACCCACCCGTCCCCTTGCCTTAGCCACCTCAAATCTCCTCAGTCCTTGGGGAAAAGTGCGGGCAGCCCTTGGTGCCCTTGGGTTTGTGCCCCCCTATCTGGGCAGTGGCGATGAATCAGTTCATTCATTTTTCCGTCGCCATTTGGGGCAAGAGGTGGCTGAACGGCTGGTGGCGCCCTTTGTCTCTGGGGTTTATGCGGGTGATCCACAACAACTGAGTGCCGCTGCTGCTTTTCGTCGTATTGCCCAACTGGAAAAACTCGGGGGTGGCCTCATTGCCGGTGCCCTGCGCCTACGGCGTCAACAAGCCCCTAAACCGAAGCCGCCTACGGGTGTGCAGATGCGACCGGGGGAACTTGGCTCCTTTAAGGAAGGCTTGGCTGTGCTACCTCGGGCGATCGCCCAACAATTGAAGGCACCGATTCACCTGCAAACCCCGGTTCAGGAAATTACCCCAGAATCCAAGGGTGGCTACCTGCTGCGCAGTGGTGAGCAAACCTGGCACGCCCGCAGTGTGGTCTTGGCAACGCCCGCCTATCAAACTGCAGAGTTGGTAGCACCTTTTCAACCAGCGATCGCCCGTGTTTTGGCTACCATCCCCTATCCCACCGTGGCCTGTGTGGTCTTGGCCTACCCCGTTGGACTCGGGCGCAGTGTCCGCCCCGGCTTTGGGGTACTCATTCCTCGCGGTCAGGGCATCCGCACCCTTGGCACCATTTGGTCGTCCTGTCTCTTTCCCCAACGCACTCCCGCCGGTTGGCAAGTCTTTACGAGTTTTATTGGCGGTGCCACGGATCCTGATTTGGCTAGCCTCAGCGAAGAAGCCATTGTCCAGCAGGTGCAGCAGGATTTGAGCCGACTCCTTGATTTACCTGCAGCCAAGGCACGCTTACTCGGTATGAAGGTTTGGCGACGGGCGATTCCCCAATATATTGTCGGCTACCCTGAGCAGTGGCAGCAGGTGACCCATGCCCTCAGTCAAACCCCCGGCCTTTTCCTGTGTAGTAACTATGCTGAGGGTGTCGCCTTGGGCGATCGTGTTGAACATGGCAATCGAACCGCTGCTGCTGTTGCTGCCTACCTTTCAGGAGGCCAGCCCTAG
- a CDS encoding DUF2811 domain-containing protein → MNAQATISILAEIPEELHETLKYYLERHPDWDQDRVFVAALSLFLLQNGECDRRTARVYLDSLFKRS, encoded by the coding sequence ATGAACGCTCAAGCCACGATTAGTATTCTTGCCGAGATTCCAGAGGAGCTACACGAGACCCTGAAATACTACCTCGAGCGGCATCCCGATTGGGATCAGGATCGCGTCTTTGTGGCCGCACTGTCCCTCTTTTTGCTGCAAAATGGAGAATGCGATCGCCGCACGGCACGGGTCTATCTCGACTCGTTGTTCAAGCGATCCTAA
- a CDS encoding Ycf66 family protein, which yields MLTNLLAWSMAIASLGLYLLGFFLPELYRRFDLVASGAGLFFALTLWIYGDRIGGGLLLGTAAAVALILWLGWQTLSYRWQLTYPGDRTDTQKAQALWQKVQSLLPEGTFAKIGEQLQGFISSLRDRLQKQPDRPQLPVDTPPPPMDTGDIKEDLWTGETSTPSTVAEQPTPATEEAAAVPEESAEPAPVAETTASPTADTPTDAPADLPSEGVAEMTPPETPSVETPQPPTASTPEESEPATVTASEEPAPPETIVDAPEPTVTAEAPEEHASPETAIETPESTVTPEAVAEPAPPETAAVTPPETVVDAPEPTATPEPVAEQAVPETVVETPEPTATSEGVVEPPLVSESAPDAESTETLPPVPESRTAAADLLGDIPESSDIEDEGISEGTTIENPEHTPPEDDDWPPPEARL from the coding sequence ATGCTGACGAACTTGCTGGCTTGGAGTATGGCGATCGCCAGTTTAGGCTTGTATCTGTTGGGGTTCTTCCTGCCGGAACTGTACCGTAGGTTTGATCTGGTGGCCAGTGGCGCGGGATTATTCTTTGCCCTGACTCTGTGGATCTATGGCGATCGCATTGGCGGTGGATTGCTCCTAGGAACAGCAGCCGCAGTGGCCTTAATTCTCTGGTTGGGTTGGCAGACCCTCAGCTATCGCTGGCAACTCACCTACCCGGGCGATCGCACCGACACCCAAAAAGCTCAAGCCCTCTGGCAAAAAGTCCAGTCTCTGCTGCCCGAAGGTACCTTTGCAAAAATCGGTGAGCAACTGCAAGGCTTCATCAGTAGCTTGCGCGATCGCCTCCAGAAACAGCCGGATCGCCCCCAGCTTCCTGTGGATACCCCACCACCGCCGATGGATACTGGCGACATTAAAGAAGATCTGTGGACAGGGGAAACCAGCACCCCCAGTACCGTTGCCGAACAACCCACCCCAGCCACTGAGGAAGCTGCCGCAGTCCCAGAAGAATCTGCTGAACCAGCGCCAGTCGCAGAAACAACAGCCAGTCCCACCGCAGACACTCCTACAGACGCACCGGCTGATCTGCCGTCCGAAGGGGTTGCCGAAATGACTCCCCCAGAAACCCCTAGTGTTGAAACGCCGCAGCCGCCCACTGCCAGTACCCCAGAGGAGTCAGAACCAGCAACGGTTACTGCTTCAGAAGAACCAGCCCCTCCTGAGACAATAGTTGACGCTCCAGAACCCACAGTGACCGCCGAAGCACCAGAAGAGCACGCATCTCCTGAAACGGCAATTGAGACTCCAGAATCCACGGTGACTCCTGAGGCAGTGGCAGAACCAGCCCCTCCTGAAACGGCAGCAGTGACGCCCCCTGAGACAGTCGTTGATGCCCCAGAACCCACGGCAACTCCTGAGCCAGTGGCAGAACAGGCAGTTCCTGAAACAGTGGTTGAGACTCCAGAACCGACGGCGACCTCTGAAGGAGTGGTTGAACCGCCTCTAGTCTCTGAATCTGCTCCCGATGCTGAATCGACAGAAACGCTGCCTCCAGTGCCAGAATCGCGCACCGCTGCCGCCGATCTCCTAGGGGATATTCCCGAAAGTAGTGATATTGAGGATGAGGGAATATCAGAGGGGACAACCATCGAAAATCCAGAACATACTCCCCCTGAAGATGATGACTGGCCGCCCCCTGAAGCCCGTCTGTGA
- the murC gene encoding UDP-N-acetylmuramate--L-alanine ligase, with translation MEFSERPFHFIGIGGIGMSALAYILAKQGFRVSGSDLRPNRLTEQLAELGVQIFIGQSAANLERYPFAPLPQVISSTAIGSDNPEYQAAQRLGCPIFHRSDLLAALMHRHQSIAVAGTHGKTTTSSMIAYLLLQAGLDPTIIVGGEVAAWQGNARVGQGPYLVAEADESDGSLRKFHPHIGVITNIELDHPDHYNSLEEVVATFQQFADQADIVIGCADCPNIHDRLHHPRLLTYSLQRQATVDYCVDHIQYTSEGTTARVWERGTSLGILQLSVLGAHNLQNALAVIAVGRYLGIDFATIAAALLEFRGARRRFEERGQVNGIRFIDDYAHHPSEIIATLKAARLQVGTHAPWQRIVAVFQPHRYSRTQTFLEAFGQCFTAADHVILTDIYSAGEPNPGTISGADVAACARQYHAAVDYCATLEAVQTRLAHLLQPGDLVIFLGAGNLNQLIPSVMADQEQLSVSSLTEAIAL, from the coding sequence ATGGAGTTTAGTGAGCGTCCATTCCACTTCATTGGCATTGGTGGTATTGGTATGTCAGCCCTTGCCTACATTCTCGCCAAGCAGGGCTTTAGGGTGTCTGGATCCGATTTGCGTCCCAACCGCTTGACCGAGCAACTGGCTGAGTTAGGTGTGCAGATCTTTATTGGTCAGAGTGCGGCCAACCTTGAAAGGTATCCCTTTGCCCCGCTGCCTCAAGTCATCTCCTCCACTGCCATTGGCAGCGATAACCCTGAATATCAAGCGGCTCAACGATTGGGCTGTCCAATTTTTCATCGTTCCGATCTGCTGGCTGCCCTAATGCACCGTCACCAAAGTATTGCCGTTGCCGGTACCCACGGTAAGACAACCACCAGCAGCATGATTGCCTATTTGCTGTTGCAAGCCGGGCTGGATCCAACGATTATCGTCGGGGGTGAAGTGGCGGCGTGGCAGGGCAACGCCCGCGTGGGTCAAGGTCCTTACCTTGTTGCTGAAGCGGATGAGTCCGATGGCTCCCTGCGCAAATTCCATCCCCATATTGGCGTCATTACGAATATCGAGCTTGACCACCCCGATCACTACAATTCCTTGGAAGAGGTGGTGGCCACGTTTCAGCAGTTTGCTGATCAGGCAGACATTGTGATTGGCTGTGCCGATTGTCCGAATATCCACGATCGCCTGCATCATCCGCGCCTGTTGACCTATAGCCTTCAGCGACAAGCGACGGTGGACTACTGTGTGGATCATATTCAATACACCTCTGAGGGCACCACGGCACGGGTTTGGGAGCGGGGCACGTCCCTTGGCATTCTGCAACTGAGTGTCTTAGGTGCCCACAATCTCCAAAATGCTCTGGCGGTGATTGCAGTGGGACGTTATCTTGGCATTGACTTTGCCACCATTGCTGCTGCTTTATTGGAGTTTCGCGGTGCCCGCCGCCGCTTTGAAGAACGGGGACAGGTGAATGGGATTCGCTTTATTGATGACTATGCCCACCATCCCAGCGAAATTATAGCTACCCTAAAAGCAGCCCGCCTGCAGGTGGGTACGCACGCCCCTTGGCAACGGATCGTGGCAGTCTTTCAACCCCATCGCTATAGCCGCACCCAAACCTTTCTCGAGGCCTTTGGCCAGTGCTTCACCGCAGCGGATCACGTGATCTTGACGGATATCTATAGTGCGGGTGAACCCAATCCCGGCACAATTAGTGGTGCCGATGTGGCCGCCTGTGCCCGTCAGTATCATGCTGCAGTGGATTATTGCGCCACCCTTGAAGCGGTACAAACTCGCTTGGCGCATCTGCTGCAACCTGGGGATCTGGTGATCTTTCTTGGGGCTGGCAACCTCAATCAACTGATTCCGTCTGTAATGGCGGATCAAGAACAATTAAGTGTCTCTTCCCTCACTGAGGCGATCGCCCTATGA
- the murB gene encoding UDP-N-acetylmuramate dehydrogenase translates to MTLPCLPQTQCPLQRHISLAEFTTLNVGGCAEWFVEPRTVAELQAAYIWAQEQELPITVLGAGSNLLVSDRGVAGLVIATKHLRYLKSDLETGQLTVGAGYPLPKLAHYAAKLGWRGLEWIVGIPGTVGGAVVMNAGAHGGCTAERLVSAVILEPDGTLAVVAARELGYGYRTSCLQNSQRLVLQATWQLEPGHDPAQVKADTQKHLSDRLRTQPYDFPNCGSVFRNPQQQAAGWLIEQTGLKGYQIGRAQVSQKHANFILNCGGATAMDVYRLIRHVQAAVADHWSVWLQPEVKLIGDFA, encoded by the coding sequence ATGACCTTGCCCTGCTTGCCCCAAACCCAGTGCCCTCTGCAACGCCACATCTCCCTTGCCGAGTTTACGACCCTGAATGTGGGTGGCTGTGCTGAATGGTTTGTGGAACCGCGTACCGTCGCTGAATTGCAGGCAGCCTACATTTGGGCGCAGGAACAGGAACTGCCAATTACGGTTTTGGGGGCAGGGTCTAATCTGCTGGTGAGCGATCGCGGTGTGGCGGGTCTTGTGATCGCAACCAAGCATCTGCGCTATCTCAAAAGTGATCTAGAAACTGGACAACTGACGGTGGGTGCGGGGTATCCCTTGCCCAAGTTGGCTCACTATGCCGCAAAACTGGGCTGGCGCGGTCTGGAGTGGATTGTTGGCATTCCCGGTACCGTAGGCGGGGCAGTGGTGATGAATGCGGGTGCCCACGGCGGCTGTACAGCGGAGCGGTTGGTGTCAGCAGTGATTTTAGAACCCGATGGCACGTTGGCGGTGGTGGCGGCACGGGAGTTGGGCTATGGCTACCGTACCTCTTGTCTTCAGAACAGCCAGCGATTGGTGTTGCAGGCCACATGGCAGCTGGAACCGGGACATGATCCAGCCCAGGTCAAAGCAGACACCCAAAAACACCTGAGCGATCGCCTGCGGACGCAGCCCTACGACTTCCCCAACTGTGGCAGTGTCTTTCGCAATCCTCAGCAGCAGGCGGCCGGTTGGTTGATTGAGCAAACGGGATTGAAGGGCTACCAGATTGGCCGCGCCCAAGTTTCTCAAAAACATGCCAACTTTATTCTCAACTGTGGCGGCGCAACAGCGATGGATGTCTATCGCTTGATTCGCCATGTACAAGCTGCTGTTGCGGATCACTGGTCCGTGTGGTTGCAGCCGGAAGTGAAGCTGATTGGTGACTTTGCCTAG
- a CDS encoding SpoIID/LytB domain-containing protein, translated as MLISFTMAAIASAGLGFWFLRSLSPTPMALSEPMPLPDPVQLERPLPRPILDGRDPLLATVPNQAPQPPAAASTHAKAILPTVPPPALQPVPPSQGPAPQVRVAIARDQSQLTVGTAVATAVTNDQQQVMTQLTPSQGVVVTARDGFLLWNGQPLAPSLWIRPSNQLAFVGDKWYRGVVRLIAQGNTVTAVNQVDLEQYLVSVVGSEVYPDWPMETLKAQAIAARSYALAQMFQPASRFFDLGNDERWQVYRGIETEWNTTQAAVQATRGIVLTKSGRVMVSMYAATDDIVRDVFGGRGMSQTGAYELGKRGYNHLQILGTYYPGAGLSQLQTQ; from the coding sequence TTGCTCATTTCCTTTACGATGGCTGCGATCGCTAGTGCGGGTCTAGGGTTCTGGTTTTTGCGGAGCCTGTCCCCAACACCGATGGCTCTCTCAGAACCAATGCCTTTACCTGACCCAGTTCAACTTGAACGACCTCTGCCCCGGCCGATTTTGGATGGCCGCGATCCCCTATTAGCAACTGTCCCCAATCAAGCCCCCCAACCACCAGCGGCTGCCTCTACCCACGCCAAGGCAATCTTGCCCACAGTGCCCCCTCCTGCTCTGCAACCCGTGCCTCCGAGCCAAGGCCCTGCCCCTCAAGTGCGGGTGGCGATCGCCCGTGATCAAAGTCAACTGACCGTTGGCACCGCCGTAGCTACCGCTGTCACCAATGATCAACAGCAAGTGATGACGCAGCTTACCCCTTCCCAAGGGGTCGTGGTCACAGCCCGCGATGGCTTTTTGCTCTGGAATGGCCAACCTCTTGCCCCCTCCCTCTGGATCCGCCCCAGCAATCAACTTGCGTTTGTTGGCGATAAATGGTATCGCGGTGTGGTGCGCCTCATTGCTCAGGGAAACACGGTTACAGCCGTCAATCAAGTGGACTTGGAACAATACCTCGTCAGTGTCGTGGGTTCAGAGGTCTATCCCGACTGGCCAATGGAAACCCTCAAAGCCCAGGCGATCGCCGCCCGTTCCTATGCCCTTGCCCAAATGTTTCAACCCGCTAGCCGCTTTTTTGATCTGGGGAACGACGAGCGTTGGCAGGTGTATCGTGGGATTGAAACCGAGTGGAACACCACTCAAGCGGCAGTCCAAGCCACGCGGGGCATTGTCCTCACCAAAAGTGGACGAGTGATGGTTTCGATGTATGCAGCAACCGACGACATTGTGCGCGATGTCTTTGGCGGGCGTGGAATGAGTCAGACGGGCGCCTATGAACTGGGCAAGCGCGGCTATAACCACCTGCAAATTTTAGGCACCTACTATCCGGGGGCGGGTCTATCGCAACTGCAAACCCAATAA
- a CDS encoding type II toxin-antitoxin system HicB family antitoxin has product MSLSDYMNAALERAIYHFNAEDGLIYGEIPDLEGVKAHGKTVLECREHLSELLEDWIYFHVSRGIPVPVINGIEVPVREIF; this is encoded by the coding sequence ATGTCGCTGTCGGACTATATGAATGCGGCTCTTGAGCGGGCTATCTATCACTTCAATGCAGAGGATGGACTGATTTACGGTGAAATTCCAGACCTTGAGGGGGTCAAGGCCCATGGCAAGACAGTGCTTGAATGCCGCGAGCATCTCTCCGAACTCTTAGAGGATTGGATCTACTTCCATGTCTCGCGGGGCATTCCCGTACCCGTGATTAACGGCATTGAAGTTCCCGTACGGGAGATTTTTTGA
- a CDS encoding TMEM165/GDT1 family protein has protein sequence MLTAFTAGLSLIAISELGDKTFFIAMVLATRHSKRWVFLGSWAALIVMTLLSVAVGKVFQLLPREFTFYAAILLFTVFGLKMLIQGWRMGDSPCEEECEAAVETVEKAEANLSRWGSNPAWATFVEAFSLTFIAEWGDRTQIATITLAATSHALGVALGALLGHGICVAIAVLGGGLMAGRISERTLTLGGGALFLIFAIVTALQGMPRAS, from the coding sequence ATGCTAACGGCTTTTACTGCGGGGCTGTCCCTCATCGCTATTTCTGAGCTGGGAGACAAGACCTTCTTTATTGCCATGGTTTTGGCAACCCGTCACAGCAAGCGGTGGGTCTTCCTAGGGTCATGGGCGGCTTTAATTGTGATGACACTGCTTTCAGTGGCCGTGGGCAAGGTCTTTCAACTTTTACCGCGAGAGTTCACCTTCTATGCGGCGATTTTGCTCTTCACCGTTTTTGGTCTCAAGATGCTGATTCAAGGCTGGCGGATGGGGGATAGCCCCTGTGAGGAGGAGTGTGAAGCGGCAGTGGAAACCGTTGAAAAGGCGGAAGCCAATCTCAGCCGTTGGGGCAGTAACCCTGCTTGGGCGACTTTTGTGGAGGCTTTTAGTCTCACCTTCATTGCTGAATGGGGCGATCGCACCCAAATTGCCACCATTACCCTTGCTGCCACCAGTCATGCCCTAGGGGTTGCCCTCGGCGCGCTTCTTGGTCACGGCATCTGTGTGGCGATCGCGGTTCTAGGCGGCGGCCTGATGGCTGGACGCATCTCCGAACGGACATTGACCTTGGGCGGTGGTGCCCTATTTTTAATCTTCGCGATTGTTACCGCCTTGCAAGGGATGCCAAGGGCTTCTTGA
- the fba gene encoding class II fructose-bisphosphate aldolase (catalyzes the reversible aldol condensation of dihydroxyacetonephosphate and glyceraldehyde 3-phosphate in the Calvin cycle, glycolysis, and/or gluconeogenesis) — translation MALVPMRLLLDHAAENGYGIPAFNVNNMEQIQAIMQAAHETDSPVILQASRGARKYAGENFLRHLILAAVETYPHIPIVMHQDHGNEPATCYSAIRNGFTSVMMDGSLEADAKTPASYEYNVAVTSEVVKVAHSIGVSVEGELGCLGSLETGKGEAEDGHGFEGALDHSMLLTDPDQAVDFVERTQVDALAVAIGTSHGAYKFSRKPTGEILAISRVEEIHRRLPNTHLVMHGSSSVPQDLIDIINQYGGTIPETYGVPVEEIQKGIKSGVRKVNIDTDNRLAITAAVREALALAPKEFDPRHFLKPSIKYMQKVCADRYQQFGTAGNASKIKQLSLDDYAAKYAKGELKQVTQKTVVV, via the coding sequence ATGGCACTCGTACCCATGCGCTTGCTGCTCGATCACGCAGCCGAAAATGGTTACGGCATTCCCGCCTTCAACGTCAACAACATGGAGCAAATCCAAGCCATCATGCAGGCGGCCCATGAAACCGACAGTCCCGTGATTTTGCAAGCATCGCGGGGTGCCCGTAAATATGCTGGGGAAAACTTCCTGCGTCACCTGATTTTGGCTGCGGTGGAAACCTACCCCCACATCCCCATTGTCATGCACCAAGACCATGGTAACGAGCCTGCCACCTGCTACTCCGCCATTCGCAACGGCTTTACTAGTGTGATGATGGATGGCTCCCTTGAAGCCGATGCCAAAACCCCCGCCAGCTATGAGTACAACGTGGCCGTCACCAGCGAAGTGGTAAAAGTCGCGCACTCCATTGGTGTTTCTGTGGAAGGCGAGCTGGGCTGCCTTGGTTCCTTGGAAACCGGTAAAGGGGAAGCCGAAGATGGCCACGGATTTGAAGGTGCCCTTGATCACTCGATGCTCCTCACCGACCCCGATCAAGCCGTGGACTTCGTGGAGCGTACCCAAGTCGATGCCCTTGCAGTGGCCATTGGTACCAGCCACGGTGCCTATAAATTTAGCCGCAAACCCACGGGTGAAATCCTCGCCATCAGCCGCGTGGAAGAAATCCACCGTCGTTTGCCCAACACCCACTTGGTGATGCACGGTTCTAGCTCCGTACCCCAAGACTTGATTGACATCATCAACCAGTACGGTGGCACGATTCCTGAAACCTACGGCGTGCCTGTGGAAGAAATCCAAAAAGGCATCAAGAGCGGTGTCCGCAAAGTGAACATTGACACCGACAACCGCCTAGCCATTACCGCTGCGGTGCGCGAAGCTCTCGCCTTGGCACCCAAGGAATTTGACCCCCGTCACTTCCTGAAGCCATCCATTAAATACATGCAAAAAGTCTGTGCCGATCGCTATCAGCAATTTGGCACCGCCGGCAACGCCAGCAAAATCAAGCAACTCAGCCTTGATGACTATGCTGCCAAATATGCCAAAGGCGAACTGAAACAAGTGACTCAGAAAACCGTGGTGGTCTAG
- a CDS encoding TldD/PmbA family protein, whose translation MTTPKNFTALLNQIDLPLDWLGLRYVEEIVTTRSARDGNPEMNQRSHQRGVMVEVLVDGQFAYTATPNLQPSAIHRAIQQAYQQAKTAAHWRVFNFTPAARGKGKGHYRSPQRQPFDQLSAAELNHLLQDLCHWLKVSDDIVQTRAFVQTVETTSQWFTSDGGEIEQQFYQVLTDMSATAQGAGVVQQRTDHGWLARCYQGGLEWLTADQLSDRAHHIGEQAVELLSAQECPETTTTLVLAPDQMMLQIHESIGHPLELDRILGDERNYAGSSFIRLEDFGQRQYGSPLLNVTFDPTVAGELASYAFDDLGVAAERIYLIKEGRLLRGLGSLESQQRAGVAGVANARACSWNRPPIDRMANLNIEPGTQSFDQIIGNIESGVYMESNRSWSIDDYRLKFQFGCEYAKRIENGRLTQTLRNPNYRGTTPEFWHSLIAVGDVSTFGIFGTPFCGKGEPNQAIRVGHASPVCAFANIQVFGGG comes from the coding sequence ATGACGACACCGAAGAATTTCACCGCCCTTTTGAATCAGATTGATTTACCCCTCGATTGGCTAGGGCTGCGTTACGTTGAGGAGATTGTCACGACTCGCAGTGCTCGGGATGGAAATCCTGAAATGAACCAGCGATCGCACCAACGGGGGGTCATGGTTGAGGTGCTCGTCGATGGTCAATTTGCCTATACAGCAACCCCAAATTTGCAACCCAGTGCTATCCATCGGGCGATTCAGCAGGCCTATCAACAGGCGAAAACCGCTGCCCATTGGCGAGTCTTTAACTTTACGCCAGCGGCACGGGGCAAGGGCAAGGGACACTATCGATCGCCCCAGCGGCAACCTTTTGACCAACTTTCAGCCGCTGAATTGAATCACTTACTCCAAGACCTTTGCCATTGGCTCAAGGTTAGTGACGATATTGTCCAAACCCGTGCTTTTGTGCAGACCGTCGAGACCACTAGCCAGTGGTTCACCAGTGATGGCGGTGAAATTGAACAGCAATTTTATCAAGTGCTCACCGATATGAGCGCCACGGCTCAGGGGGCAGGGGTGGTGCAGCAGCGAACCGATCATGGTTGGTTAGCGCGGTGCTATCAAGGGGGGCTAGAGTGGCTGACGGCTGATCAATTGAGCGATCGCGCCCATCACATTGGCGAGCAGGCCGTTGAACTCCTCAGTGCCCAAGAGTGCCCAGAAACAACGACAACCTTGGTACTTGCCCCCGATCAAATGATGCTGCAAATCCACGAGAGCATTGGTCATCCCCTAGAGCTAGACCGCATTTTGGGGGATGAGCGCAACTATGCCGGCAGCAGCTTTATTCGCCTTGAGGACTTTGGGCAGCGGCAGTACGGCTCCCCCCTCTTGAACGTCACGTTTGATCCGACCGTTGCCGGTGAACTGGCCAGCTATGCCTTTGATGATTTGGGGGTGGCGGCTGAACGCATCTATCTCATCAAGGAAGGACGCCTCCTGCGCGGTCTGGGCAGCCTTGAAAGTCAGCAGCGAGCCGGGGTTGCCGGAGTTGCCAATGCCCGTGCCTGTTCTTGGAATCGTCCCCCCATTGACCGGATGGCCAATCTGAATATCGAGCCGGGCACACAATCGTTTGATCAGATTATCGGCAACATCGAGTCAGGGGTGTACATGGAGTCCAATCGCTCTTGGTCAATCGACGACTATCGCCTCAAATTTCAGTTTGGCTGCGAATATGCCAAGCGCATTGAAAATGGCCGCCTGACCCAAACCCTGCGCAATCCCAACTATCGCGGCACCACGCCTGAATTTTGGCACAGCCTCATTGCGGTGGGAGATGTCTCCACCTTCGGTATTTTTGGTACACCGTTTTGTGGTAAGGGCGAACCCAACCAGGCCATTCGTGTGGGACACGCTTCACCGGTGTGTGCCTTTGCCAATATCCAAGTCTTTGGTGGCGGCTAA